In Burkholderia pseudomultivorans, the DNA window GCGCGCGAAGCTGTCGCCTTCCGGCCGGCTGACGGGCTGCACGGCTTCCGGGTAGTTCTCCGCGAAGCCCGCGTCGAGATGCGCGACGAGCGGGATGTCGAGCCCGTCGAGCCACACGACCGGCTCGCCGCCCGCTTCCACGGACGGATTGCCGTGGTCGTGCCAGGTCCACGACGGCGTGATGATGAAGTCGCCCGGATGCATCGTCGTGCGCTCGCCGTTCACCGCGGTCCACGCGCCGCGCCCTTCGACGATGAAGCGCAGCGCCGACTGCGTATGGCGATGGCTCGGCGCGATCTCGCCCGGCAGGATCAGCTGCAGGCCCGCATACAGGTTCGGCGTCATGCTCGACTTGCCCGGCAACCCGGGATTCTCCAGCACCAGCACGCGGCGCACGGCCTCTTCCGCGCTGATCACGTCGCCGGCCTGCATCACCAGGTCGCGCACCTGCGCGTACTTCCAGATCGCGGCCTGCGCGGCCGGCTGCGGCGTCTTCGGCACGAGGCTGTGCAGCGATTCCCACAGCGGCGTCAGGCGCTGCTCGGCGATCCGTGCGTAGTAGGCGGCGCGCGACGCATCCGGGTGTCGGGTCGTCATGGTGTCTCCTTGATGTCGGCCGATCGGCATCGGCGCTGTGTCGGGGCGGGACCGCGTGCTTCAGTCCGTCAGCACATTTATATTCGACGCAGCCATACCCGGTAAAATGGTCAAATCATCTAATCCATATTGTTTTGGATATACCTTCCGATACGAGGTGTGCGATGGACTGGACTTACCGGCTGCGGCTGCGGCATCTGCAGGTGCTGCTGAGCGTGGCCAGCACCGGCAATCTGAGCCAGTCGGCGGCGGCGCTCGCGACCACCCAGCCGGCGCTGTCGAAATGGCTGAAGGAGCTGGAGGAGGATGTCGGGCTGCCGCTGTTCGAACGGCATGCGCGCGGGCTGCGGCCGACGCCGTACGGCGAGGCGCTGATCGAGCACGCGCGGCGGGTCGAGGCGCAGCTCGACATCGCGCGCGACGACATGGCCGCGCTGCGCGAAGGCGGCAGCGGCCTCGTGACGATCGGCACGTCGGGCGTCGCCGCGGCCGACACGGTGCCGCTCGCGGTGTCGCAGTTGCTGAAACGGATGCCGCGCGCCCAGGTGCGGCTCACCGAAAGCACGATGGTCCAGCTGATGCCGCAACTGGCGCGCGGCGAACTGGACATCGTGGTCGGGCGCTCCGGTTCCGCGTCCGTCGATCCGCTGCTGCAGGTCGAGGCGCTGTATGTCGATCCGGTCGTGTTCGTCGCACGGCGCGATCATCCGCTTGCCGAAGCCGCGTCGGTCGGCTGGGACGACGTGTTCGCCTACCCGTGGATCGTCTGGCCGGCCGGCACGCCCGTGCACAACGCGCTGGAGGCCGCGCTGACGGCGGCCGGCCGCACGCAGCCGCCGCACTGCGTCGAATCGAACTCGTCGATCCTCAACATCACGCTGCTGAACAATACGTCGTTGCTCGGCGTCGCGTCGCAGCGCGCCGCGACCCGCTTCGCGCAGATGAACGCGCTGCGCATCCTGCCGATGCAGCTCGAAGGCCAGGGCGCGGTGTCGATGTACTGGCATCCGGACAGCGAGAATCGCGCGGCGGTGGCGGCCGCAATCGAATGCCTGCGTGCGTGTGCGACGCCGCAGGCCGGTGATACGGCGACAACGGCGAACGCCAGGGCAGATTGAATCGGCGGCCCGGCACGAACCGGGCCGCTTCGTCGTCAGACGCCGCGGGTCAAGCCCGGGGCGCGTTCATAAGCAGGGCCGCACCGGGATTTGAGCCGGCAAGCGGAACGCACGCCAGCCGTCACGCGCCGTCGCAGCGCGCCTCGCATTCGAGCGTCAGCGTGCCGATTCGCGCCGGCACGAGCGGCGTGCGCGGCACCGGCGGCGTCCAGCCGAACAGCGCCTGCGCGGCCGCCCCGCATACCCTGCCCTGGCATGCGCCCATCCCGCAACGCGATTGCAGCTTCGCGGCGCTCCAGCCGGGCGCACCCGCGACCGCGTCGAAGCGCACGTCCTCGCATCGGCACAGCAGCGTATCGGGCCGCGCGAGCCGGCGAATCGGCTCGCGGATCGCGAAGCGTTCGCGCACCGTGTCGGCAAACGCCTGCCAGTGCGCGCGCCGCGCGACGAGCGCGGCCAGCGGCGCGGTCTGCCCGGTCGCCGCATGGCCGGCGATCTCGCCCTCGATCATCGCCAGCTCGCTGCCGCCGACGCCGGTGCACTCGCCCGCCGCAAAATGCCCGTCGCGGCTCGTGCGCTGGTGCGCATCGACCGCTACCGCGCCGTCCTCGATCCGGCAGCCGAGATGGCTCGGCAGCACCGTGTTCGGCACGAGGCCGAAACCGCAGGCGAGCCGGTCGCATGCGACGTCGAACTCGCGCCCGCCCTGCCGGATCCGCACGCCTTCGAGCCGTTTGTCGCCGAATGCCGCGACCACATGCGCGTCCGGTCGATAAGCCGCCGTGACGAGCTTCGCCGCCTGCGCGAGCTTCGACGGCCAGCGCCACAGCCCCGCGCCGAAGCGCGCGACGTCGCCCCACGCCGCCTGTTCGAGCACGTGCGACACGCGCGCGCCGGCCTGGCGGGCAGTCGCCGCACTCGCCAGCAACAACGGCCCGCTGCCCGCGATCACCGTGCGCTGCCCGCGCACGTCGAGGCCGTACTTGATCAGCGCCTGCAAGCCGCCCGCGCCGGTGACGCCCGGCAGCGTCCAGCCGGGAAACGGCAACAGCAGCTCGCGCGCACCGCAGCACAGGATCAGCGTCCGGTAGTCGAGCAGCAGCCCGCGCTCGTCGTCTTCGAGCAGCAGCGTGCCCGGTTGCGTTTCGGCGACGATGCGCGTCGCCGCGAGATGCGTGACGTTCGGCTGCCGCAGCACCGCGAGGCGCTCGGCCGCAGCCGGCACCGGCGACACGGCCGCCGGCTGTCGCCAGATCTGGCCGCCCGCGCGCGGATTGTCGTCGACGATCGCGATCGTCGCGCCGCTTTGCGCGGCCGCGCGCGCGGCCGACAGCCCGGCCGGCCCCGCGCCGACGATCGCGACGTCGACGCTCAGTCGTTGCTGTGTCATCGCGTGCGCTCCACCTGCATGCCGTCGCGGCACAGCGTCTGGCACGCGAGCCGGCGGCGGCCGTCGATCGTCATCCGGCATTCCTGGCAGATGCCCATCCCGCAAAAAGGCGCGCGCCGCGCGCCCGTGCACGACACGCGCGTCGTGTCGTCGCCGCTCGCCGCGACGGCGGCCGCGACGGTCGCACCGTCGGCCACCGTCAGCGCGCGGCCGTCCAGGTGAATGATCATGAAAGCGCTCCGGCTACAGGGGACGTCATCAGGAAACGTCCCGGCAAATACGGTTCGATGTCGATGGGCGGCCGTTCGCCGGCCATCAGCGCGGCGACGAGCCGCGCGCTGCCCGGCGCGGTCGTCACGCCGAGCCCTTCGTGCCCGACCGCGAGCCACACGCCCGGCCGCGCCGGGTGCTCGCCGAGCAGCGGCAGGCCGTCGGGGCTCGCCGAACGGAATCCCGTCCATGCGCGGATGCCGTTCAGCTCGGCCAGATCCGGCAGATAGCCGACCGCGCGGCGCAGCATGCGCGCGAGCACGGGCGGCTCGATGCGCGCATCCTCGGTGTCGAACTGGCGCGACGAGCCGATCAGCAGCTGGCCGGTCGGCCGCGGCTGCACGTTGAACGCGACCGACGTGCCGTCGCTCGCATGCGCGCTCGCCGCATAGCCGAGTTCGACGAGCTGGTGCGCGACGCGCCCCGGATAGCGGTCGGTGATCACCAGGTGGCCCTTTTTCGGGCGCAGCGGCAGTTCGGGCAGCAGCGTGCGCGCGGCGACGCCGTTCGCGACGACCACGCGCTGCGCGCGCAGCACGTCGCCGCTCGCGAGCGTGACGCTCGCGCCGTCGACGTCGACGGCCCGCTCGCGCCGCAGCGTGATGCCCGGCACGCGCTGCAGCAGCCAGTTCGCCGTCACCGGCGCATACAGGATGCCGTCGCCGGGAATCTTCAGCGCGCCGCCGAGGCCCGGACGCAGCATCGGCTCCAGCCGCGCGAGCGTCGCCGCGTCGATCAGCTCGCCGGCCACGCCGTGCGCGGCCAGCGTCGCCTGCTTCGCGCGCGCCAGGTCCATCTCGTGCGCGTCGGCCGCGAGCCACAGCGTGCCGCAGTTGCGATACGCGCACCCTTCCGGCATCGCGCCGCTCAACGCGCGCCACAGTTCGATCGAGTAATGGCTCAGAGCGAGTTCGGCCGCGTTGTCGTCCATCGCGACGAGGTGGCCCATGCCCGCGCCGGTCGCGCCGCCACTCGCATCGTCGACGACGATCACGCGCAGCCCGCGCTGCGCGAATTCGTGCGCGCAGGCCGCGCCGACGATGCCGGCGCCGATCACGACGACATCGGTCCCCGCTGCGCTCACGACGCGATGCCCCAGCCGAACGGATCGTCGTCCTCGATCAGCAGCGTCGCTTCCGCGCTCAGGTGCGCGCTGCCGCGAATCGTCGGCACGATGCCGCCGTCGGTTTGCGCATAGCTCGCCTGGAATACGCTGCCGATCACGCTCGCCTGCCGCCACACGACGCCCGGCGCGAGCTTGCCGTCGGCCGCGAGGCAGGCGAGCTTCGCGCTGGTGCCGGTGCCGCAGGGCGAACGGTCGTACGCGAGGCCCGGGCACAGCACGAAGCTGCGGCTGTCGTGCTCGGGATCGTCGGCAAACAGCTCGATGTGGTCGATCTCGCCGCCGTTCGCGCCCGTGATGCCCGCGCGTTCGAGCCCTTCGCGCACCGCGGACGCATACGCGGTCAGCGCCGCGACGTTGTCGCCGGCGACGCGCTGGCCGTGATCGCTGATCAGGAAGAACCAGTTGCCGCCCCAGGCGATGTCGCCGGTGACGGGGCCGTAGCCCGGCACGTCGACGGCGACGCCCTTTGCATGGCGATACGCGGGCACGTTGCGCACGCTGACCGACAGGTCGTCGTGCAGCGTCGCCTCGACGGTGCCGACCGGCGTCTCGATCCGGTGAACGCCGGGCGCGATGCGGCCCATGTGATGCAGCGTGCGCACCACGCCGATCGTGCCGTGCCCGCACATCCCGAGATAGCCGCTGTTGTTGAAGAAGATCACGCCGGCCGCCGCGTCGGCCGACACCGGCTCGCACAGCAGCGCGCCGACGAGCACGTCGCTGCCGCGCGGTTCGAGAATGCAGGCGGTGCGATAGCGATCGTGCTCGCGCGCGAGCCGGTCGCGCCGCTCGGCCATCGTGCCGCTGCCGAGCGACGGAAAGCCGGACACGACGAGCCGCGTGGGTTCGCCGCCCGTGTGCGAATCGATGATCTGGATGCGCTTCATCATGCGTCGTCCGAAAGTGGGGAAAGGAGCACAGCTTCCTCCGTCGCGCGTCCGGCCGCTTGTGGGTTTTCGATAAGGACGACGACGAAATCGGCATAGCGCGCTGCGGTCTTGTCCGAGCCGCGATGGCTATGCCGATTTCGTCATTCTGCTCCGGGAAATGACTCAAGCGCGATGAGGGTTTGCGCGGCGATACTGAGTTCCGTTCCCCTGACGACGGCGCGCCGGCTTCCCCCCGCGCAATCGTCTCCGGTCCGGCATGGCCCACGGGCCCGCCCCGGTCGTTCGAACCGGGCAACGCCGGCCGGCAGGCGTGCGCCGCTGCTCCGTCGGGGCGCGGCGCGCACGACGCCTGTGCCGACATTCCCATAGGAGACACGCCCATGCCAGGCCAAGGCAACGCTCAATCGACCGCCCCGCTTTCCCGTTCCGCGCACCCCGACGCGGGTCACGGCAAATTCAAGAAACAGCTGTCACTGACCGACCTGACGTTCATCGGTCTCGGCGCCATCTTCGGTTCGGGGTGGCTGTTCGCCGCCAGTCACGTGTCGACGATCGCCGGCCCGGCCGGCATCTTCTCGTGGCTGCTCGGCGGTTTCGCGGTGCTGCTGCTCGGCATCGTCTACTGCGAGCTGGGCGCCGCGCTGCCGCGCGCGGGCGGCGTGGTCCGCTACCCGGTGTTCTCGCACGGCCCGCTGCTCGGCTACCTGATGGGCTTCATCACGCTGATCGCGTTCTCGAGCCTGATCGCGATCGAAGTGGTCGCGGCGCGCCAGTATGCGGCCGCGTGGTTTCCGGGCCTGACGATCGAAGGTTCGAGCGACCCGACCACGCTCGGCTGGATCGTGCAGGCCGCGCTGCTCTGTTTCTTCTTCTACCTGAACTATTCGAGCGTGAAGACGTTCGCGAAGGCGAACAACATCATCAGCGTCTTCAAGTTCGTCGTGCCGCTGTCGGTGATCGCGGTGCTGTTCACGTTCTTCAAGCCCGCGAACCTGACGATCCAGGGCTTCGCGCCGTTCGGCATCTCCGGCATCGAAATGGCGGTGGCCGGAGGCGGCGTCATCTTCGCGTATCTCGGCCTCACGCCGATCGTCTCGGTTGCGAGCGAGGTGCGCAACCCGCAGCGCACGATCCCGATCGCGCTGATCCTGTCGATCCTGCTGTCGACGCTGATCTACGTGCTGCTGCAGCTCGCGTTCATCGGCAGCGTGCCGACCGAGCTGATCGCGGCCGGCTGGCACGACGTCAGCAAGGCGTTCTCACTGCCGTACCGCGACATCGCGCTGGCGCTCGGCGTCGGCTGGCTCGCATACATGGTCGTCGCGGACGCGATCATCTCGCCGAGCGGCTGCGGCAACATCTACATGAACGCGACGCCGCGCGTCGTCTACGGCTGGGCCAAGACCGGCACCTTCTTCAAGGTGTTCACGCGCGTCGACGAAGCGTCGGGCATCCCGCGCGCGGGCCTGTGGCTCACCTTCGGCCTGTCGATCTTCTGGACGCTGCCGTTCCCGTCGTGGGAAGCGCTGATCAACATCGTGTCGGCCGCGCTGGTGCTCAGCTACGCGGTCGCGCCCGTGTCGGTCGCCGCGCTGCGCCGCAACGCGCCCGACCTGCCGCGGCCGTTCCGCGCGAGCGCGTTCGCGATCACCGGCCCCGCGTCGTTCGTGATCGCCGCGCTGATCGTCTACTGGTCGGGCTGGCACACGGTGTCCTGGCTGCTCGGCCTGCAGATCGCGATGTACGCGATCTATCTCGCGTGCCGCCGCTGGGTGCCGACCGCGCACCTGAGCCTGCGCGAACAGGTCCGCTCGTCCGCGTGGCTCGTCGCGTTCTACGCGGCGATGATCGTGCTGTCGTATTTCGGCGGCTTCGGCGGCACCGGCCAGCTCGCGCATCCGTACGACACGGTCGTGGTCGCCGCCGTCGCACTCGTCATCTACTACTGGGGCGCGAATACCGGCGTGTGCACGGAGAAGCTCCAGCTCGACGACGACGAAAACTGACGCCCGTTCCTTTGCACCATTCGGCCGGGCACGCCATGCCCGGCCTGCTTTTTTCGAGGAAAACCATGCAACTCACAGGTCAGTTGTTGATCGGCCAGTCCGGCGTCGCCGGACAGAACGGCACCCTCCATGCAATCGCCGCCGCGACCGGCGA includes these proteins:
- a CDS encoding NAD(P)/FAD-dependent oxidoreductase, with protein sequence MSAAGTDVVVIGAGIVGAACAHEFAQRGLRVIVVDDASGGATGAGMGHLVAMDDNAAELALSHYSIELWRALSGAMPEGCAYRNCGTLWLAADAHEMDLARAKQATLAAHGVAGELIDAATLARLEPMLRPGLGGALKIPGDGILYAPVTANWLLQRVPGITLRRERAVDVDGASVTLASGDVLRAQRVVVANGVAARTLLPELPLRPKKGHLVITDRYPGRVAHQLVELGYAASAHASDGTSVAFNVQPRPTGQLLIGSSRQFDTEDARIEPPVLARMLRRAVGYLPDLAELNGIRAWTGFRSASPDGLPLLGEHPARPGVWLAVGHEGLGVTTAPGSARLVAALMAGERPPIDIEPYLPGRFLMTSPVAGALS
- a CDS encoding LysR substrate-binding domain-containing protein, with translation MDWTYRLRLRHLQVLLSVASTGNLSQSAAALATTQPALSKWLKELEEDVGLPLFERHARGLRPTPYGEALIEHARRVEAQLDIARDDMAALREGGSGLVTIGTSGVAAADTVPLAVSQLLKRMPRAQVRLTESTMVQLMPQLARGELDIVVGRSGSASVDPLLQVEALYVDPVVFVARRDHPLAEAASVGWDDVFAYPWIVWPAGTPVHNALEAALTAAGRTQPPHCVESNSSILNITLLNNTSLLGVASQRAATRFAQMNALRILPMQLEGQGAVSMYWHPDSENRAAVAAAIECLRACATPQAGDTATTANARAD
- a CDS encoding APC family permease, encoding MPGQGNAQSTAPLSRSAHPDAGHGKFKKQLSLTDLTFIGLGAIFGSGWLFAASHVSTIAGPAGIFSWLLGGFAVLLLGIVYCELGAALPRAGGVVRYPVFSHGPLLGYLMGFITLIAFSSLIAIEVVAARQYAAAWFPGLTIEGSSDPTTLGWIVQAALLCFFFYLNYSSVKTFAKANNIISVFKFVVPLSVIAVLFTFFKPANLTIQGFAPFGISGIEMAVAGGGVIFAYLGLTPIVSVASEVRNPQRTIPIALILSILLSTLIYVLLQLAFIGSVPTELIAAGWHDVSKAFSLPYRDIALALGVGWLAYMVVADAIISPSGCGNIYMNATPRVVYGWAKTGTFFKVFTRVDEASGIPRAGLWLTFGLSIFWTLPFPSWEALINIVSAALVLSYAVAPVSVAALRRNAPDLPRPFRASAFAITGPASFVIAALIVYWSGWHTVSWLLGLQIAMYAIYLACRRWVPTAHLSLREQVRSSAWLVAFYAAMIVLSYFGGFGGTGQLAHPYDTVVVAAVALVIYYWGANTGVCTEKLQLDDDEN
- a CDS encoding 4-hydroxyproline epimerase, giving the protein MKRIQIIDSHTGGEPTRLVVSGFPSLGSGTMAERRDRLAREHDRYRTACILEPRGSDVLVGALLCEPVSADAAAGVIFFNNSGYLGMCGHGTIGVVRTLHHMGRIAPGVHRIETPVGTVEATLHDDLSVSVRNVPAYRHAKGVAVDVPGYGPVTGDIAWGGNWFFLISDHGQRVAGDNVAALTAYASAVREGLERAGITGANGGEIDHIELFADDPEHDSRSFVLCPGLAYDRSPCGTGTSAKLACLAADGKLAPGVVWRQASVIGSVFQASYAQTDGGIVPTIRGSAHLSAEATLLIEDDDPFGWGIAS
- a CDS encoding NAD(P)/FAD-dependent oxidoreductase, which translates into the protein MTQQRLSVDVAIVGAGPAGLSAARAAAQSGATIAIVDDNPRAGGQIWRQPAAVSPVPAAAERLAVLRQPNVTHLAATRIVAETQPGTLLLEDDERGLLLDYRTLILCCGARELLLPFPGWTLPGVTGAGGLQALIKYGLDVRGQRTVIAGSGPLLLASAATARQAGARVSHVLEQAAWGDVARFGAGLWRWPSKLAQAAKLVTAAYRPDAHVVAAFGDKRLEGVRIRQGGREFDVACDRLACGFGLVPNTVLPSHLGCRIEDGAVAVDAHQRTSRDGHFAAGECTGVGGSELAMIEGEIAGHAATGQTAPLAALVARRAHWQAFADTVRERFAIREPIRRLARPDTLLCRCEDVRFDAVAGAPGWSAAKLQSRCGMGACQGRVCGAAAQALFGWTPPVPRTPLVPARIGTLTLECEARCDGA
- a CDS encoding 2Fe-2S iron-sulfur cluster-binding protein, translated to MIIHLDGRALTVADGATVAAAVAASGDDTTRVSCTGARRAPFCGMGICQECRMTIDGRRRLACQTLCRDGMQVERTR
- the gtdA gene encoding gentisate 1,2-dioxygenase — protein: MTTRHPDASRAAYYARIAEQRLTPLWESLHSLVPKTPQPAAQAAIWKYAQVRDLVMQAGDVISAEEAVRRVLVLENPGLPGKSSMTPNLYAGLQLILPGEIAPSHRHTQSALRFIVEGRGAWTAVNGERTTMHPGDFIITPSWTWHDHGNPSVEAGGEPVVWLDGLDIPLVAHLDAGFAENYPEAVQPVSRPEGDSFARYGHNMLPVRHRVTDPTSPIFSYPYARSREALDALYRNGELDAWDGVKLRYVNPATGGWPMPSIATFMQFLPAGFDGRTYRSTDATIYCVVEGSGTAHVGGDAFAFEPHDIFVAPSWAPVRLSASSDSVLFSYSDRPVLSALNLLREARD